One Phoenix dactylifera cultivar Barhee BC4 unplaced genomic scaffold, palm_55x_up_171113_PBpolish2nd_filt_p 000454F, whole genome shotgun sequence DNA window includes the following coding sequences:
- the LOC103697295 gene encoding GDP-fucose transporter 1-like: MAVINFDASKQYYTTTGLVVGYALCSSLLAIINKYAITKFSYPGLLTALQYLTSALGVWVLGKFGFLHHDPFTLENAKKFLPAATVFYLAIFTNTNLLRHANVDTFIVFRSLTPLLVAVADTVFRKQPCPSKLTFSSLVIILSSAVGYVITDSAFTLTAYSWAFAYLVTITTEMVYIKHMVTNLGLNTWGFVLYNNFLSLLMAPLFWVVTGEYIDVFTAVGSSSGGWLRLDAFVAVALSCVFGLLISFFGFAARKAISATAFTVTGVVNKFLTVAINVMIWDKHASSFGLACLLLTLVGGVLYQQSVTPKPGPSSERETAASKQADCGVEDGDSELLIKGGDSEDANQDIELSAKGSKV, from the coding sequence ATGGCTGTCATCAACTTTGATGCCTCGAAGCAGTACTACACCACTACGGGGCTTGTCGTAGGATATGCTCTCTGTTCGAGCTTGCTCGCCATTATAAACAAATATGCCATCACAAAGTTCAGTTACCCTGGCCTCTTAACTGCGCTGCAATACTTGACTTCTGCTCTCGGTGTCTGGGTTCTTGGAAAGTTCGGATTTTTACACCATGATCCTTTCACCCTCGAGAATGCCAAAAAATTCTTGCCTGCAGCCACTGTGTTTTATCTCGCCATCTTCACCAACACCAATCTCCTTCGCCATGCCAATGTCGATACGTTTATAGTTTTCCGATCCCTAACTCCACTGCTGGTTGCTGTTGCTGATACTGTCTTCAGAAAGCAGCCTTGTCCTTCGAAACTCACATTCTCTTCGCTTGTCATTATATTGAGCAGTGCGGTTGGGTATGTGATCACTGATTCGGCATTCACCCTCACTGCATACTCATGGGCGTTTGCTTATTTGGTTACCATCACAACAGAGATGGTTTACATAAAGCATATGGTGACCAACCTTGGACTCAATACATGGGGATTTGTTCTCTACAACAATTTCCTCTCCTTGTTGATGGCCCCATTGTTTTGGGTTGTGACCGGGGAGTATATTGATGTTTTCACCGCTGTTGGGTCGAGTTCTGGGGGGTGGTTGAGGTTGGATGCTTTTGTTGCGGTGGCTTTGTCATGTGTCTTTGGATTGCTCATCAGTTTCTTTGGGTTTGCGGCGAGGAAAGCAATCTCGGCCACGGCATTTACAGTGACCGGTGTTGTCAACAAGTTTCTTACTGTTGCTATCAATGTGATGATCTGGGATAAGCATGCAAGCTCATTTGGTCTGGCTTGCTTGCTTTTAACTCTCGTTGGGGGAGTTCTTTATCAACAATCAGTTACTCCTAAGCCAGGGCCTTCATCTGAGCGTGAAACTGCAGCATCAAAACAGGCAGATTGTGGGGTCGAAGATGGTGATTCTGAACTTCTCATAAAAGGTGGTGATTCGGAAGACGCGAACCAAGATATTGAACTGTCTGCTAAGGGTTCCAAAGTGTGA